One segment of Manduca sexta isolate Smith_Timp_Sample1 chromosome 27, JHU_Msex_v1.0, whole genome shotgun sequence DNA contains the following:
- the LOC115439937 gene encoding succinate dehydrogenase assembly factor 3, mitochondrial → MLSSEHISRVRRLYKLIFRLHRGLPAELRVLGDNYAREEFKRHKKCNAQEANIFLHEWTDYAINLAKQMKPLQQAKTKRVGQYLDPQMLEHMTDDQLVQLYELHKAAAAETDENPPDTIVKEKK, encoded by the exons ATGTTATCCTCAGAGCACATATCACGAGTCCGCAGACTGTACAAGTTAATATTTCGCCTGCACAGAGGTCTGCCGGCAGAGCTACGAGTGCTCGGTGATAACTATGCTAGAGAAGAGTTCAAACGGCATAAGAAATGTAATGCCCAGGAGGCTAACATATTCCTCCACGAGTGGACT GATTATGCAATAAACCTTGCAAAACAAATGAAACCTCTACAGCAAGCAAAGACAAAGAGAGTTGGTCAGTACTTGGACCCGCAGATGCTAGAACATATGACAGATGATCAGCTGGTGCAGCTTTATGAGCTCCACAAGGCAGCCGCAGCGGAAACTGATGAAAACCCACCAGACACAatagttaaagaaaaaaaatag